Within Piliocolobus tephrosceles isolate RC106 chromosome 7, ASM277652v3, whole genome shotgun sequence, the genomic segment TAGTTGATTTAGGCTGATTTCTTTACTGTATCCTCTTATCGAGGTAGGAGGTGGGGCTGGGACACTGGACCAGGTTGAGGAGCAGCTAAAAAGGGACTGGAGCAGAAGCGGCTTTCCAATCAGACATGCCCACCAATGTGCCATGTCAATTTACCATTACCAAGGCAACACCCAGGGGTTCCTACACCTTTCCATGGGAATGACCTAATGACCCGAAAGTCACTATCCTTTCCCTAGAGTTTTCTGCATAAACAGCCCCTTAATCTGCATGcaattaaaagtggatataaagttgactgcaaaactgccctgagctgctactgtctgcctatggagtagccctgctctgcaggagcagtcacgGAGCTGTAACCCTGCTGGAGCTGTAACACTGCtcttcaataaagttgttttctttGACCTCTAGTTTGcccttgaattatttcctgggcaaagccaagcaCCCTCTGGGCTAAGCCCCACTGTGGGGCTCACCTTGCATCAGCTTGGCACCCAACATGGCATGAAGAAAAAAGACAGTGTCATGGGAGATGGCAATTGGTAATTGAGGAGTGGCAATCTGCCATCAGCAGCCAGCACCAGTCTGTGAATCGGTGATTGGCCAGCAGCAGTCTGTGATGCAGCAGTTGACAATAGGCTAGGCAGTCAGTGATCAGCAGGATGCTGGTCAGCGGGACAGTGATCAGCAGGATGGCAGTTGGTGGGATGAGGAGTGGAAAGGCGTCGAAGCCTAGCTGTAACATCTGAGCTGTAACACGAACCAAAGGCTCTTTTCAGAACCATCATTTTCCCTGGCAGGCAGTGGAGCCATTCAGATGGGCAAGCAGCCACAGTGACACTGCCTCATGTGGGGCCTACCACTCCCACCAGCAGCCTGGTGGGTTACTGACATAGTGCAGGCCCCTCCCACTGCAGCAGCTGAGCCCACTGGCAGGGCAGCCATAGTGTCACCGCCTTATGTGACACCCACCTCTCTGACTGGCAGACCAGTGAGTTACTGGACCCCCTGTGCAGGCCCCGCCCATTGTGGCAGTTAAGTCCACCCCAGCTGAGGTATCCTGGGGAGAGCTTCACCTGGGTCCCATGGGGAAAATCAGTCAGCACCGCATCTGTCCTGCTGGACAGGTGAGTGTCccttctgcccccaccccatAGTATCAGGAGaactaggaaataaaataaaagcctttgGCTAGACCACGTCCTTGTCACCCCTTCCCTGAGTGCTTTCTCTTCAGACTCCATTGTATTTTtccattagttattttattttcagtcctAAAATGTGTGCAGTCTTATGTTTGGTTTTAACTTTCTGTTAATTGTTTGGGGGCAATTAAGGCAGGGTACTTGGTTGTGAGAGGTCCCCACTGTTTTCACTCTGGGGTGCTAGAGTCAGGTTGTTCGGTGACCCCAATTTGGTCTTGGATTGACTGTTGGCCACTCTCTGGGTGCCCCGGGGTTTTCAGCATTTGGTGAAGGGACCCTTTTTGGTTGAAACGTGGCCCTTCTGAGTTTTCAGCATTGGTATTTTGGCCGCCCTCCGGATGCTCTGGGGTATTTGTGTTGACATTCCCTCTAGGATTCTGAGGGATATATGAGTTATAGCCCTCTCCGTAGCGGAGTATTGGTCTTGCCCTTTTCTGCCCTCTAAGTTAGAAGCATTTTAATAGCAAGTTGCTAACCTCCTCCTGTGTGCTGTCTTCCAACTAGCTTGCTCAAGCCACTCTTGGTCAAAGGAATTGGGAGTTCTCAGGCCCCTGGCATAATGGAGAACCACCTACAATGGTAGAAAATCGGCCACGTGAGTATTTTTTTCAGTGTCTCTGCTACTGGATAGGTTCTCCAGCAGGTCAGGGCCTCTGAGGTCTCCCCTTGGGCAGCACTGTTTACCTCTTCCGTTTCTCCCTTCCACAGTCCCTCCCTTCCATTTGTTTAGCCCACCTCTCTACCAACCACTGCTCTCTGTGGCATTTAGGTTCAAAATCCAACTGCCCATTTGAAGCTCATAATCCACTTAAGGATTAAAGCTCATAATCCCTAAGGAACTTGACTCAAACCCTTACAAACCTTAGCCACCATCACAGGTCAGGCATGAAAGGGAATTCAAGTCCTTAGATTCTGGCAAATGTAATTCTCTATAAGAGACTAGCGTTGAATTATTTACTAGCTGAACAAGGAGTCTGTGAAGTTATTAGTAAAACCTGCTGCACATATATTAACAAATCTGGACAAGTTGAGATTAACATTCGAAAGATCTATGAGCAAGTTACCTGGTTACATAATCAGGGCACTGACTCCCAACTATATCTGGTCAACTATCAAAAGCACCTTCCGAGTCTCACCTGGTTTTTACGTCTCCTGGGACCTTTGATAGCTATCTTGTTACTATTCTTTGTCACTTCCTTGTTCAACCTCTTAGTAAAGTTTGCGTCTTCTGGATTACAAAACTTCCAGGTAAAGACAATGCTGGCAGAAGAATTCCAACCCATCCTGTCTACTGACCCACATAATGAAAAAGTGTCCTGCCTCTGGGTCCCTTAGTTGAGTTACCCAGGGATTTTTACTCCTCCGGTGCTAGGCAGGGCCTATGCCCATAAGCTCAGCAGGAAACAGTTACAGAATACAGACCTCTGCCCTTCTACAGCACCCTTAAGATTAAGGAGGAATACCTAATCTCTGAGgagaggatgaggtaggaggtgggacttCACTCCAGAGGCAGGGCTCAGACACTGGACCAGATTGAGGATTAGCTAAAACAAAGCCAGAGCAAAAGCAACTTTCCACACATACCCACCTGTGTGCCGTATCTATTTACCACGGCCATGGCAACACCTGGGGGTTACctccctttccatggcaatgacctgatGACTCAAAACTTACTACCCCTTACCTACAAAGTTCTGCATGAATCACTAACCTGATATCAAAGGAAATCtggctgtgcgtgtgtgtgctcTTACTATGGGTATCTGATACCTTGGCATCAACACAGAAACCCAGGACTGGGAGCAGGGACACATGTGGCACAGGGAGAAAATATACTGACTTCTGTCACAGCCCAAAAGAGCAGGGCCTTATGGTGGCATGTGGTAAATGAGGCAGGTGACACCAATGGATTTAATGTGATTTCAAGCTGTGAACTGTGGAGAACATTTTCCTATAGAAATAGTCATTATTGCGAAAATTCTGATTTAAATATTTCACCCATAAAAATAGTTGAACCATTACTTGGGTTAAAATATTtgagttaaacatttttgttcCCTTCATGACTTTGTGGCTTTCATTGGACCAACCCACCATTAACAGTAACAAAACTGAAATGAAATACATGAAACAGCTGCCTTAAGGCATAAGGGTAGCCTGTTCAGACAGGATTTTCTGAGGTAGAATTCATGAGAAAGGGGAGAGTCAACGATGTATCACCCTGGTTTTTCTCAAGCACTTGAAAATTAGCATCAAGGGAACATAAAGCCCCAGAAGAAAGATAGCCTATCTAGGCTGAGGAAAAATAAgctgaaatttttgttttgtgcaAAATAGTGgggcttctgcttctgggtagGATGCAGTGAATAAAGATGAAACAAATCTAGAAAAAGACAAAACCGGACTCATTTAAATTGTAAGCTTTAAAGGCCAGAGAGGAAGACATAAGCTAAGATTCCAAAAGTAAAAGAGTCCTTGTTAGGAGAAGTGAGAATATTAAACATTTACACACAGAACAGAAaggttcttaaagaaaaaaaagtccatggCAACAAAAATCTCTATGTTACGACACTTGTACCTGATTCTGGGAGATATTCATGCAAATTTAACCACAATTATCCAGCACtgccaatttttatttaaatagattcATTTGCAATTAGTTTTTGCAATGttaaattttgtaatatattgCCTACAGTTATCAATGCtatattatattcttaaaaatttgcTACAGGTTGATGTCATGTAAGTGGTTTTATCataaagaaaacaatgacaaATGGGGGAAGCAACCTTTGGAGAGGATGAATGTGGCAAAGATGCTGGTGACGGCTTCATGGGCTTATCCTTATCTCTAAACTTACtaagttgtatacattaaatgaCAGCTTTTGTCAATTCACTTTGATAAagtggtttaaaaacaaaaaggcaaatgtATGCACCATAAGACTGTACTTTTAAAGTGAGTCTTTCCTAATCCATGTTTGATTTAATCATTAccatgtacatatataccactAATATAGTTAGGATATGTAATTTTATGTTCTACGTATATTAGTTCCATTGAATGtcactgtctttttgttttgagccagagtctcacttttttgcccaggctggagtgcagtagcatgatcttggctcactgcaacctctgcctcctgggttcaagtgattctcctgcctcagcctcctgaatagctaggactacaggcatacaccagcatgcccaactaattttgtatttttagtagacatggggtttcaccatgttggccaggctggtgtcgaactcctgacctcaagtgatccacccatatcagcctcccaaagtgctgggattacaggtgtgacccaccatgcccatcccCATTTTCTAACTGACCCAAATCTATGTGtttaaaactgaattaaaaacatagagtttgggctgggcacggtggctcatgcctgtaatcccagcactttgggaggccgaggcaggcagatcacaagatcaggagattgagaccatcctggctaatacagtgaaaccccatctctactaaaaatacaaaaaattagccgggtgtggtggtgggtgcctgtagtctcagctactctggaggctgaggcaggagaatggcgtgaacccaggaggtggagcttgcagtgagtcaagattacgccactgcactccaacctgggcaacagagtgagactgtgtcaaaaaacaaacaaacaaaaaacaaacataggAGTTTAATCAACCTATTAGATTATTCAGCAACAACATTTAATGCTTGCATTTTTGACAGTACTAATTTAATCTTATTACTTCTTACACAATTCTGCATTCAATATTCCCAGGTTATTTCAGAGTTGTACATTTCATCCCacatattttaagtagaaagtCTTTGCTCAaaactatacttttttttctcaaGCATGTGCTTGATGGCTTTATGTCTTGTCCCCCAGCTATACATCTCAATGGCTTTTTAGAGTTTTCGTTCCTGTCTTTTTTGACATGAAAGCTGCCTGAAGGTTCTTCTACTATCATGTCAAGATTGTTTTCTTAGTGGAAAAATGCTGGTATTGACTAAGGAATGAGTAATTTACTGAGGACTGCCCTCCATTCATGTCACTGAGTGTTCTACACCATGTGAATTCTGATCTATTATAGAAGTGCTGCTGTATTAAGAAAAGGATTTCTCACTGAATAATTTCTCTACTATGAATTTCTGGAATTGTGCAAGAGGCCTCATCcacctaataaaaatattttcacaaatttcctgtttttatcaGTTACCTGATAATGAATTTTCTTGCAGACACCAAAACTGGTGCTTAGCTGAATGACAGTGCACAGCAATTACAGACGTATGGTTGCTCGCCTGTCaattttactcatttgtttaaAGGATGGCATTTTCACATTGATGACAGGTACAGAATTTTTGTGATGTGATTTCTCCTGTTTGTTTAACAGTTAGAGCTTTGGATGAAGACTCCTCCACATTCCTTTGATCTATAGTTTCATTCTCTCATAGTTTGTGCCATACAGCTTAAATACATATGGATTCTCCCTACTTTGGATTCATTTAGGTTGAGCAAAGTGGTAATTACAAATAAAGGCTTTTCCACACGATTACAGACAAAATGTTCCTGTAGTATGTCAGTCCTTGGGTGTATTTAGTGTTAACGCTATGGTTGATGACTCTTACATATTCATTACTTTTTTAGTGTGAGTTCTCTCATGTTGTCTAAGGTTAAAAAATTTACTAAAGGCTTTTCCACATAGAGGACATAcatatggtttctctccagtgtgaactctTTTATGAAGTCTAAAGTTATAACTTCTATTGAAGGCTTTACCACATATATTGCATTCatatggtttctctcctgtgtgagttctctCATGTCGTCTAAGGACAGAAGAGTGATTGAAGGCCTTTCCGCATAGGTGGCATTCATatggtttttctccagtgtgagttctcTCATGTCGTCTAAGGTCAGAAGATTCagtgaaggctttcccacatacGTGACACtcatatggtttctctccagtgtgaattctctcATGTCGTTTAAGCACAGAAGATTCagtgaaggctttcccacatagaTGACATCCATGTGGTTTCTCTCCATTGTGACTTCGCTCATGTTGTCTAAGGTGAGAACAATGAGAGAAGGCTTTTCCACATAGATGACATTCATATGGTTTCTCTCCATTGTGAGTTCTTTCATGTTGTCTAAGGTAAGAACATTTACTGAAAGCCTTCCCACATAGATGGCATCCATATGGTTTATCTCCTAAGTGAGTTCTCTCATGTTTTCTAAGGTCAGAGCAATGagtgaa encodes:
- the ZNF596 gene encoding zinc finger protein 596 isoform X3 codes for the protein MRKKHFVSKKFGKTFSDWLSFNQHKEIHTRCKSDEGHLFDYAFIQSSALRPHNVTHTRVITLECHVCGKTFSKNSNLRRHEMIHTGEKPHGCHLCGKAFTHCSDLRKHERTHTGEKPYGCHLCGKAFSKSSNLRRHEMIHTREKAQVCHLCGKAFTHCSDLRKHERTHLGDKPYGCHLCGKAFSKCSYLRQHERTHNGEKPYECHLCGKAFSHCSHLRQHERSHNGEKPHGCHLCGKAFTESSVLKRHERIHTGEKPYECHVCGKAFTESSDLRRHERTHTGEKPYECHLCGKAFNHSSVLRRHERTHTGEKPYECNICGKAFNRSYNFRLHKRVHTGEKPYVCPLCGKAFSKFFNLRQHERTHTKKVMNM